The stretch of DNA gagCTGAgaagaaattaaattaattaattaaattaatgatTAAATTTAGAGTAACTTGGAAGATTTGAGCCATTTcagtaaatacaaatatttatttatatgtgcAGAAATCAGACTGTTTTGTTGCACAAACTGGAACAAAGGAGGCCTCAGAAATCCTGTCTACGGCCCTGCTCCAGGCATTTATCAGTGACATGATATAAAATGAAAGTGCCGCTCACCTATTGTCGTTATCACAGTGATGGCGAAGTAAAAGGAGCCAGCAAATTTCCACTGCACCCCTGCTTTGTGAGGTTTGAGCTGTATGACGACATGTTCCAGCTCCTCGAAGTTCTCTTTGGTTAAGTTGTATTTGCGCATGAGTTCGTACTTTCTGGCGTCGAGCTTCCTTTTGTGACTTTTCTCCTGTTTTGACTCCAGCGTCTCGAAGACGGCCGCTCCGACCACCAGGTAGGtgaggatgctgatgatgaGGGCGAGAGTCCTGGCGTTTTGTCTCTTCATGgtcatgaagaaaaaaaagcgcAGGTGGAGCTGCGACCTTCTCCTGACGGACTCCGGATCCAACAGAGAGGGGGACTTTTTGGAGACGGAGCTGTTCTCTCAGCACCACCCCCACATCACAGTTGGGCTGCTACTGTATTTGGACTATTTGTCACCGACTTATATTTAGATTTAGCgcagaaaagaaacacagggCAATCCCACAGACTGTCAGAGGCGGCTTCTTGGAGTATAGGCAGCTCAAATCAAGCGCTCACCTTTGCGCGCACACGTTCCCGCGGCTTCCGCCTCTGACACCCAAAAATAAACCGGTTTTTAGGAAGGGACGCACACTCCTCCATCAAGAGGTGGCTGCTTCATCCCCTCTCTTTCAACAAGGAGTCTGACAAATATGACTAGGAGTATGATTCAAGTAAAATATTTACCTTGTGGCTGTTTAAACAAACTAGCTCTACTGGCTTCACTAGTTGTCTAGCAACCCAATGATAACCATCCTGTCAGTGTGTAAATATTTAAGAGACTCACATCCTCTTCATGCTGCAGAGGTCTACAGTTCAAATACAACTTTAGTGATAAATCAACAAACGTTGCGTGCTTCTGTGCCCCTGAGAGCACAGACCTTTATTGCATCTGCAAAGCCCTGCAGCTCTTAATAAAACCCACTTTGACTGACTGGATCACGTGTCCCAGCATGCACAGAGGCAGGGCCATGCTGTCATTAGAATCATCTTTAATACACCTGTATGTAGAGCTACTTCTAAAAGGTGTGACATGATGACATGCCGAGTCCCAGATGCAAACCAGCAACAAAGAAGTTTCCATTTCATTCACTTTGCATTAAACAAATTAGAACACAAATAGGAGGTAGATACAGCGTGCCAGAGGCGCCATAATACCTGAAAATATGCAAACATGTAAGCACCTCTGGGTCCCTCATCATAAGTCAATGTGCTtttttgacagatgtctcaaaTAAGGTCTGACATGATTATTCTACAAGAAACACACCAGTAAATACAGATGCAGTTCCTAAGAGGGAGCTCACTGGGACTACAAATGATGTAGAGGACTACAAATGTCACCAATGTCAGGTTTGACTCAATGTGAGGGCTTAATTGTAGACACTCAGTGGTGGAGAAAACCGGTAAGGCAATCCACTCGGGGAAGGTGCCAAAAGGGGCAAAAAAGGCGACCAAGGCACTAGATATCACtcgaacacacaaaaaagatgaTCTGTCAAGGGAGTGAGGgcattaaatacacaagggcagggaagacacaggtgaaacacattagggcgagGCAGGTAATCATCAGGAAGAGGGCCCGCATGaggagaggaagacaagacacctgaaatgagaagAGCGGTGAGGACTACAAAATACAATGGGGAACATataaactttcaaaataaaacaaggtcGACAGGAGGAGACCTGACAACCAAGGTGTCTGTCCAGGTTGGCCTTCAAAAATAAAGTATTCTCTCCATTTTCAGGCCTGTGAaaagaccagtgtgtgtgtgtgtgtgtatctggtgCCACCTGTGGTCGTCCAGTGTTCTCTTCTTTGGATCGAGACTCGTCTCTTATCACAGCAATAGATGAGAAAGTCTGTAAGGCGAGTGAAAGTGCAGCTCCACCCTGCAACCTCCAGGGGGGCTGGACCCAAATATGAGTCGAtgcccacagacctccatgttaaaatgtccaagcTGAGCTTCCCTGTAAGCAGGGACTCACACGACTCATAGCTTCAAATGAGAGCAGATTTTATCAACATTAActggaacaacaacataaaaagtGGCAACATTTCCCTTTAATGTATGACATGTTTTCATTAAATCGTTCCAAATACAGTTTTTGTCACACAGAACATACAGGAGTATTAATAGGAAAATGAAGATAATTTATAGATTTGGAGCCTAAGAGCAAAAAAATATAGTGACATCATAAATACAGAGTTATTCCTGCCTTTATGAAGCTGGGTCTGGGTTAAAGGGGCACCTCGGTTTTATTTTAGAACACCTCATGCCGGCTTTGTTCGTACAGTTTGCCcgatctgacacacacacaccgtcatcCAGCCTTATTTTAATGGGACTACAGAGCATATTGGAAGTGTTTGAGtgctacaaaaaaaataatatcaatACCACAGGCCGGCTGGAATTACAtcaacatttaaattaaattacactGGATGGGGCCCTCTTGAGGTATTTGGGAGACATCTTCAGGtctctgcaggttttttttttcctacaagGCCTCAAACTCGTCGATCCTCTGCTTGGTGTTGCCCTGACGGATCTGACGCAGGGTCTTGTACTTGTCACGGCCAGCTCGGACGTTCTCGGCGTGCAGCAGGTCGTTCGCGGTCTTCTTGTTGTCGTCTCTGGCCTGTTCCAGCTCGGAGCTCAGGGCCTGTGGAGAAGGCAGGTTACAGTAAACCACACAGAGGCACACGAGGCACGGTCTCCgtgaaacattttattcacCCTCCTCATCTGTAGTTAGTTGCTGCAATGCATTCTGGTCTAATGAGACTCTTAAACCCAAATGTTTGTTCTGAAATAATACATGTTTATGTTGCTGAAATTGGTGCGTTTGTTTCCTGATGTATTCTGGGACCCTGAACTCACCATGAGCTGTTTCTGCAGGCGCTGGTTCTTCTCGGCCTCTGTGAgccgctcctcctcctggcGGTAGTCGTTGATGCCCTGCGTCTGCAGCTCGGCGCTGTAGGTGCTGTTTTCTTCGCTGTGCTCGTGGTCGCTCTCGctgtctgaggaggaagaggaggcaggagcagcaggaggagccgAGTTGGATGAGCTCATCACGCTGTGCAGCTCCTCCTTCGTCTTCAGCAGGTTCTCCTCCACTTCCACAGcctgaaaagaggaggaggaggaggaagaggagcagatgtAAAATTAGAAGGTCGATCAGCATGTGGGGGCATGTGACATCTTTCAGGTAATCCCTGTGACATCATGGAGCCTGTGCATCCTTTAGGTCGCGTGTTGGAAACTCACCTTGGTGTGCCATGactcagcctcttcctccttcattttcttggcctcctccagcagagtGATCTTGGCGGTGTACTCGGCCAGTTCTGCAGCCTAAGGGAGGGGGCACCAAGCGTGTCAACATGACAGGAACAGACACCTCAGTAACCGCAATTACCTGGACACACTGTCCTTTTATGAATGAATGGAcagaaactaaactaaaacccTCTTTATATACAAATCAGTATATTTACACATCCTGTTTTTAACTTGTGTGGATTCAGCTCAACACAtttgttgacattttctactgctAGTATGTGTTTACAGACTATCGAGGACTTTTTCTCACGTGCACCACACTCACCAGCTGCTCCTGGCTCCTTATCTGGTCCTCAGCTTGCCTGGCCAGCTCCTCCTTGGCTATTATGGCCTCCATCCTCTCAGCCTCCAGCCGGGCCGCCTCCtgctccaccctcctcctctcctcctccagcctcatGGCTCGGTCCAGCTGCTCCTGAAGATCTGCAGGACAAAGTCAAGCAGAGTTTTCTGTTTAAATATTGAAGGCGGATTTTTGATGCAGGCTTCATCTCAGTGTGTTGTTTATAGACTCCTAAGGGCTCTAAGGGTTAATCTAGCCTGCGTTAGCTGTGGCTTTAGCCTACATAATCACTTTAACTGGGAAGATTTTGTGCATGAATCCATCTTGCAGTCTGTATTTTCTTCGTTGCATGTTGGCACCTTTTCTCTGGCAGAAATCTTACACACTTGTcaacaaaaaacactatttaAATGCAACTTTGTGACAGATAATTCACATCCATTCtctcatgtgtttctgtgttttgttaaaGAAACgaacagcagagggcagcaaagCCATGATTCATAGTAAAGTTTCACTCAAGACAGCTCACGTTGACTGATCTCACCTCTTTCTGCTCTCTTAGTCGTCTCCTCAAACTCCTGGAGCTTCATCATcagctctctcttctctctctccatctgctccttctccctctccatggccgtcctcttcctcttctcgtTCTCCAGCTGAtccctgcagaacacacacatgtatatgttttattttttgtctgtctcaaccccattttttaataaaattcaTTCCTAATTCTAGCTTCGCCCacctctccatcttcttctgcagcctctcctctttgGCCTGAGCCTTCATCTGCTGGACTTCAATGGTGTCGGTCTTGCGGCGGCGCATGTACAGCTCGTGGTTGCCCATGCACAGCTGCAGGATGCGCTTGTTGACACGCAGCCGAGGTGCGTAGAATACAAAGTccttggataaaaaaaaaaaaagcaaaggtgGACATGTTGTAAACTAGTCATTCTACAAAAGCTGCAGCGGCAAACAAGAATTACCACACTTTTCTGTAACCCTGAACGCGTCCCTCACTACTGACTTACAGGTGATTTCTTGTCAATGGGTTTGATGATGAATTTCTTGTCATTAAAGGAAATGTTTCTGATTTCACTCCAGGGGAACCCGATCTTTGGAGACAGtctgaaagataaaaaaaagacagcagtgGTCAGACAGACCAGTTCATGTTGTAGTAGAATGAGGAGAATCAGGTCAACGGCCTCTTCAAAACAAATGTTATTTAAAACCTGACCGACTGAAGGAAAAGGCAGCGGAGGTCGATGACTGAGGGTGCGCTGCCCTCCTGTCTACAACTGTATTTAGTCACAGGAAATGAGGACGTGTGCTGAATAAAGACTGGCTTCACCTGTCCTCCTTCTCGTAGATGTTAAGCCCCAGAGCGTCGACTCccagccacagctctgtgcccTTCTTGTTCTTGATGTCAAAGTAGTTGACGCCGTACATCTCCAGGTCCTGAGCGATCTTCAGGTACTCAACAATGCCCTCTTCCCTGTTCAGATCAGAAGAAGATGAATTAATTAAGCAGTCACTCTAATTTTCAATGTTTAATGTATCAATTAATCAACTTTTTGATATTATTTACTACAAATTCTCGAATTACTGCAAATTTAGCACAATCTGCTGCAATAAccaataataaaacataaaacaaatacattttgatcgtgaaaaatgtttattttattattgttattctaAGAGTGTATAAAAGTTTGTGGAAAAGACTCGGTTTGCTCTGACATGTGATGCAGTAAAGCGACAAATCCTGACAGctgaaatattaataataatccaGGAACAGTTGTTCACatttctacaaaataaaagtcactgAGTGTAAATGACTCATTTACACTTCACTATCTACCcacagtttgctgacatgactCACTGTGAGTCAGACCTGGAAAAGCTGAGTGCTCTGTTTCTACGCTTCCATTGGACGAAGACAAAGCCTGTtgttagtgtgtgagtgcagcttTTATTGATCAGACTTACTTGAACATCGATCCGTGCTCTTCGTGCCAAACCTGGATCCTCTCCTCCCACTGCTCCTTTGACAGCTTGTGTTGTTCCAGCACTCTGAGGGGAGAGACGAGccgtcagaaacacacacacaccccgctAAGAAATGTTAACTGTctgctcacacaaacaccaaacacacacacacacacacacatctggttgATAACTCAGTCATTGAGGGATTGAGCTGGGCAGCTTTATCAGCTGAATAAAGGTGTTTTCTTTTAGTTTCTTCTTTTACTTAAGTTGCATTCATATGAATAAAGCTTCACTGGTCTGTGTAACATCTGCTCACACCTTTTTGTATTTGCAGCTCCCACTCACCTCCTGGGCAGTAGGCGCTCAGATGCCAGGTAACCCACACGGTGCACAGACTTGTCGTACTCCCCGTACTTTGCCTGGATGGCGTAGGAGGCCAGCAGCACGGCGGTCTCTGGAGGACAGTAGATTTCCTCCCCTAGAATGTCCTCTTTTACCTGTAGGAAGAAAAGCCTCCTGGTGACGTCCTGGATCAGCTCCTCGGACACGTCCTCGGGGTAAAACTTCACCCTCAGCTTGAACTGCAGGGGGGACTCCTTCTTCACGTCCTGAGACATcacctgcatgcacacaaagcATCGATCAGCTGATGTATAAAGCAGGAAGAGGTGAAAACTTGTAAAATAAATCCTCGCCTTCTTGTCCGGGTTCAGCCAGGTGAGGAAGCCTTTGGCGTCCACAAACTGCAGACCAAAGTACCAAATCTCACGCAGGCCGATGGTCCTGgaaacctgaacacacacacaaagggacaTAATCAataatttttttcttcattcatCATATTCGACCTCTTGACTCAGAAAACGTCTTTATCACAGAGATGCCTTCCTGTCAGGTGCAAAGGTTTCACATAAAGTGTGAAAGGGGGCGTCACATTTTTAGGTGGTGATGTCACCTCTAGCTATATACAATACAAGCTATTGATAAAAGATGATGGCGATGGCGACTAGAGCTTGCAGATTTTCTTCCTCTGATAGTGCCAGTGATACAAATGTGTCTTATAGAAGCATAAGTACTTTATAATTCACTATATTTACTTGACAGTCAGCAGTTACACAGCTGATAAAGAGCATATATAACATATGGTCAGCTGTGCATGTATGTGATGTATGTCTCGATAGCAGCATGTGATACAGAAACCAATCCCAAAGGTCATTTATGTGCCTCACAGATACTGGATTTGAAGATGATAGCTTCAGGTTTTTTGCTTGTAATTGAGTACTTTGAACACTGATTGGTCGTTGGCGGGCACAGGAAGCTCATCCATACAAAAAATGTGCTTTGTGAACTGCAGACCTGGTCAAAGAGCTGCTTCCCCGTGGTTTGAGGGTGGAAGGAGAACTCCAGCTCTGCGTCCATGGTGGTGACGCGAACGTTGacctgcaggggggggggggggggggggggggggggatgaccAAAAGAGAATatttcaaatgtaaaaaaaaaggtaaaaagaaacagaaataatGCAGTCATTTGAGTGGAGGATGCATTATAATGTGGAGCTGTGAACTGGATTGTTCATAAACCATAATTGCTCACTATCTCAGTAGACTTTGGACTACCCTTGCGAGCTGCCACAAGGTTGCAcagattaaaatattaaaaatcctCGCTGCTTGCCAAGTTATCTGTGTGACTTAAGGATCAAACTGttcaagaacaaaagaacagtgaaactgccacacacaggtgtgtgtcactgccagcagtgtgtagacacacacgtTCATGTTCAATATATTTCAGCGTGACCCCGGCCTGCGGGCTACATATTAGCAGTTACACAATTGTTTTATGAAGTTATACTCGAGCACGCCCCGTGTGTCATAAAGATAAACCTCGCTGGAAAACTGGAACATCTATTTATGAAACTGTTTCTCAACCGTCTCCACCACCATCACATGTGTGAGATAGCTTCTTAACATCCTGCTGATGCATTCCACACTGACTGGCCTCTCCTCAAATCATTGACCGCAGTGATTCATTACAATCAACCTCTTTACacaggctgtgtttttttcagcattttCAAGGACGAAACTCATATTTATGTTTGATTTTGAAGTTAGATTAACGTCAGTGTGACCCTCTTAAGTTAAGAGCTTTTCCCCTTGGAATGTCAATATAAGCACAGAGCGGCCGTCTGCCTCACTTATCAGTTTCCCTTCACACTGACTGATGCTGAACACTCAAGTAACTCCAGTGACTGGATTACTGCTGACTGCCACAGaaagttaacaaaaaaaaaagggccaGAGCAGTGTGActaaatataaattattatccagccacacacagatgtaGTAGCATTTTTCTGTCAGGAATGTGAGCAACATGGGTCAAACTCTACACTTCGTTAATGAGTAAATGCCAAGAGAGACGGCTGCCTctcagaaagagaagaagaagcctcCACAGAGACTGATAAGATGTTCAATAGGTGGCTCCATTGATCTTATTTCAGCACAAATCACAGACAAATTACAACAAACACACCATTTTGTCCTCTAACCAGGAAGAAACATGACAGACATATATTACCGTTTTGGGCATCTTGGCTCCGGGTGGTGGACGAGCtccagcagaagaagaaagtgtGTCCCAGGCTGACCGAGGCTGCAGTGGCCGACTTCCCAGCAGGACCTCCACCTGATAAAGAACGGTGCTCCGGCGTCGCTGGCCGACTTGGAGGGCAGGGCTTGTGTGTCCTTTGAACTCGGCAGCAGATTGCTCGCACTGACGTGGGAGGTTACTATCACAATGAACAGATTTACCTTTTCCACCCAGGGGGGGAGGAGGGCAGAGACGCACGGCTCCACCCAAAAAGACGATCACCTGCCTCAGCACCTGAACTGCTCGTGACCTTCGATCGGAGCACCCGGGCAGGCTATATAACCTCAGACTGGCTATTTATGGAGGTGACAGTCGTGAGCTTGTATCACCGTGGAAACACTCAAATGAGACGTAGAAGAATTTGAAACATTTTATTGGCAATTGTGCtaaaaaacattcacagacttACAGTTTTGTATTAAACTAATATTCTAGCAAGGTGAGGTATCACTCTGTTTCAAATGTGGTGGACGATTCTCACTATCTCCTGGACAGCTACTAAAgtaccatcagtgtgtgtgcgatTTGTTCTGCTCTTGTGCACgtatctataaaaaaaaacaacaacaacaacaaactaaaaCTCATCTCTGATGTGAAAGTGAGGCTGGTCCTCGGGTTTGAAGTCTTCGTTGGGACTCCCGTCCTCCTTGAGGATACGTGACGCCGTGTAACCCACGATGGGATACTTGGTTTTGTAGGTACCTTCAAAGATGCTGTCCAAAGAAGTGAGCTGCTCTTTAGTGAGGCCCGTCTGtggatgagaagaagaaaaaataattaaaaaaaggacacataCTAAGGGCTCTGACAAAAAGGTGTGATGCTTCCATCTATTTGATGCTCATTTCTGCATAAGATGTGCAAACAAGTGCACTTTTTGTCTCTCGTTCatgctttctgtctgttttttttgcacaagCTGAAGAGCTGCAATGAATGCGTGAACATCTGTGATACTTTTCTTTATCAGATTATGTAATAAAAGTATTTACTTGTTTGCTTCCAGAGAAATTGGTTAAATATGAAATTACAGTCATGGTTAGATGGTTAGATTAGCTTAAAGACTGGAAACAGCTgatggttttttcaaaatgtagGAAATAACATGTTaaggagacagaaaaatacGATTTTT from Parambassis ranga chromosome 22, fParRan2.1, whole genome shotgun sequence encodes:
- the ezra gene encoding ezrin a; the encoded protein is MPKTVNVRVTTMDAELEFSFHPQTTGKQLFDQVSRTIGLREIWYFGLQFVDAKGFLTWLNPDKKVMSQDVKKESPLQFKLRVKFYPEDVSEELIQDVTRRLFFLQVKEDILGEEIYCPPETAVLLASYAIQAKYGEYDKSVHRVGYLASERLLPRRVLEQHKLSKEQWEERIQVWHEEHGSMFKEEGIVEYLKIAQDLEMYGVNYFDIKNKKGTELWLGVDALGLNIYEKEDRLSPKIGFPWSEIRNISFNDKKFIIKPIDKKSPDFVFYAPRLRVNKRILQLCMGNHELYMRRRKTDTIEVQQMKAQAKEERLQKKMERDQLENEKRKRTAMEREKEQMEREKRELMMKLQEFEETTKRAERDLQEQLDRAMRLEEERRRVEQEAARLEAERMEAIIAKEELARQAEDQIRSQEQLAAELAEYTAKITLLEEAKKMKEEEAESWHTKAVEVEENLLKTKEELHSVMSSSNSAPPAAPASSSSSDSESDHEHSEENSTYSAELQTQGINDYRQEEERLTEAEKNQRLQKQLMALSSELEQARDDNKKTANDLLHAENVRAGRDKYKTLRQIRQGNTKQRIDEFEAL